A stretch of DNA from Brachyhypopomus gauderio isolate BG-103 chromosome 7, BGAUD_0.2, whole genome shotgun sequence:
caggagtgagtacgcagttgagagtacacagttgagtggacgcagttgaatggacgcgggagagagtactcagttgagtggacgctgttgagtggacgtaggagagagtactcagttgagtctacgctgttgagcggacgcaggagagagtactcagttgagcggacgctgttgagtggacacaggagagagtacgcaggtgagtacgcagttgactACGCAGTTTAGATTACGcaggcagggccggcgccaggacATATACAGTAGGGGGCCGTCGGAAATTttcggggtggcgaacataagttgtttaccgggggggatggagggggtggcgaacggaAGTTGTTgactgggtggtggtgtgtgacgGTTGTTGAACGGGCGAGCAGgtgccatgtagcgattgttgtaaaataaatgggtcttattatttacattaaggGGGTGGGACACCTCgtctgagggggcgacgccccctttCGCCCCCCCCCCATGGTGCCGGCCCtatacgcaggtgagaggacgctgttgagtggacgcaggtgagagtacgcaggtgagaggacgcaggtgagcagacactgttgagggTACACAGGTGAGaagatgcaggtgagaggacgcagttgagtggacgcagatgAGTGGACGGAcgtgagagtacgcagttgagtggacgcaggtgagaggatgcgGGCAATTAGACACAGGTGAGTGGATGCAATTGAGCAGAGAATCTATACAAGCATTCACTACACTCATTACTGAACATGTGTTATTGCACTTTAGAGCTAAGTAACACCCCTCCTTGGAGTACCAGGGTCTCCTCCCACCTCATCCCTCAGTTTGCCATTGCTGTCGTCCACTCCAACCTGTGGCCAGGTGCCACCGCCTACACCTGTGGCAAGTAAGACCCTTACCTCCTACACAGGTGTCCGCCACTTGGGACAACTCGTACTTAACTCACAGTTCTTCACAGGAAGTTTGAAAACACCTACATTGGTTGGGAGCTGAAGTTCTCCGGCAAAGGAAAATGGAAATGgcttttaaaatgtcttttaaAAACTTTTGTATTAAAATTGAACCATTATGGTTCAGCATAGAtcagttttaaatgttcttcAGAAGACTCTGAGTCCTCTGATGTTATTtagatatttaattttttattaaatttattaaatatatttagATATTTAATTTTCAGTTCCTAGCTTAAGAGACTTGGAAATGCTGTACAGTTACATGGAAATGTTTCAAATAAACAAGAAGTCAGTTTGAGACATCTGAAATATTTGAGTGTCACATTCTTTATTTACCTTAGAAAGCAATTCTGTATCAGTACTTGTATTAATCAAATGCCCTGGGGTGAATGCCCAAACACAAAACCCCTGCATGTCTACAGTCCTGCTGAACACCTGCTGTTTTCTTCCAGATCAGGGATCTGGGTCTGTGGTCTTGTTTTACAACAGGGCCATGTGAAATGCATCAGAGCAACCCCACGTACATCCCCAAAACAAAGCTGCTTTTCCGTGAAATAACCTTCTCCACTCCCTCCCCTGCGGTGCCCTGTAGCAGCCCCTCTATCACACACTGCGTCTGCACGCCTGCGAGGACTTGAGTGCCATCACACTAATTAGTTGCATATTAAATTTATATTAAACATATTTATTAATTCATATTAATTCATATTAAACAGTATCTGTGAGTACATTTTTAATTGAGATCAAAAGGCTCAGTAAGTGTATTAATACACTTTTATATCATTTACACCATCTGTCAAGTGTTCCTTTTTATAACTGAGCAAGAGAAATGGTCAAAGTTTAGTCTTTGAACATTTTAACTCCTTTCATCGTTCTCTGTGGTAAACTGCCAATTAAGTACTTTAAATTAACTGCACAAAAGTTTGGTTGGAAAAGCTAGTGACTCAAATTCACCATTcccaataaataataaatacatttgatcCGGTTAAATACAAATGAATACGGCATCTGCTGTCATGCTGTCATCTTCGTAGAATGTGTCCTACAAGAACTACATTATCTGTATTGTGAAATTTGTTTGTAAGTGTGTAAAAATGAAAGCTGACCAAACTTCCTCAATAGAGGACAATAGCAATTAGTACAATTTCAGTTCTCGGCAAGAAAGAAAAAACGATATATACAATTTCCAAAATTATGCCTACATATTTTCTGTAGGTGAGATCCATGCATCCAACAGCCTATGGCTACATtagtaataataaattataaaattaaTTAAATCAAAACTGTAATGATTAAAGCATTAGTGCTAGATACAATTACATAAGATATACCAAACATAATGCAACTACAGCTCAAGAAATATAATGGAAATCCATAAGTGTTTGATTTATACTAACCAGACATGTTCTATAGTTTACAATGATGTTCTTTGGTCGAAATACTTTTTGTTATGAGCATCTGGACTTGAAAGAAGAAGAGAGGCCATTGTGATCTTTGTGAAAGAAATACAGAAAGTAAAGAGCAGAGGGTTGGGCTTTGGGTTTGGAGGAACATCTCAACTAAAGTGAACGTGCATAGCAAGTCTGGAGTCCACCACGGGCTTTGCAGAATATTAACGGAGAtcgccctcctcttcctcctcctcaatAGTCTTCTTGATTCTCAGAAGCATAGTGGTTTGCCACTGATCCAGCCTCATGATCGAGTCAAAATCTTTCACCTGAAAGTCAAACGAAATATACATGCACTTAAATTAGCAATAATGTATTCTATAAAATAATGATTTAACtttattgaatgaatgaatgtttcaatttatatagcaccttatctagataccccaaggcgctttacaattgttaacacagctacgttacagacaaccaatcacacaccggcgagaagcggcagccaattgcgcacaggaTCCACTACCGGGATCCACTATTGACTAGTCATTTAGAAAATGGTAGAACCTATCAGAGAAATAGCTCGTTTATTTCTTTCCCAAACAGGAAATGGAAAAGGAAACTTACAGCATCCGTATATGCACCTACATCCTGCTCTTCATGTGCATCAAGAAGTTTCTGGAATTCACAGAATTGAGCAATACTGAGGTAAGTGCAAGTCCCGAGGACATTTTAAGGAACTGCACACATTCATAGACGTCTTTTGTTTCAAACTGGATGTAAAGTAACTTGTTTTATTTACTACAAAAATTCCATGCAAGAACCCTTAATGGCATCAGCCATAACAAACACCAAACCTTTAGGAGTTTGCATTCCCTGGCGTCTGAGAAAGCCGGGAACATTTCCTCGTATCTCCGAACGGCCAGCTGGATGAGAGTTAAATGAGAAAAACAATAAAGAGGTCATTCTCAACACTGTGACGCTCGCTGGAAGGCTGCCGTTAATGGAACATTAACGAGAAGAATGCTCACCTTGGCGTTCAGCATATCAACACAGAAGTGGCACAGTGCAGCCTTGAAGAAGTGATCCTTAGCCCCATACTTCAGCAAGGTGTTGTCCATGCAATATGTACCAATCTGAAGAGATACAACATCACTGAAATGAACTGAACAGAAACCGCTACGATATAATAAGATTTGGTTTTCGTCATATTCAGATACAAACCTGCTCGTAAATTTCAATGGCTTTCTGATATTGTTCCAGTTGGGCGGCAAATGTAGCCACTTTAAGAAGACATTTATTGGCGGCACTACAGAAAAAGATAGATCGTTTTGGCTACAGAACATCTTAGACAATATTTGGGTCGCATGAGGGGGTGGGAGTGGGGGTTGACTGGAGCACAGAAATACCTGGTAGACTCCTCGCCTTTGTAATAATCGGCAGCCTGTTCATAGTGGGCAACTGCCTAGGAAAATATGCACACAATTAACTGGCTGAAGGCaaatagacaaacacacaagaaCTGTATTTCTTCAACAGCTGCACTAATCACATACACCACGGCTGCTATTACAGTGTAATAATTCAGGTGTTGGTAAGCCATACAGGTCATCTGCCCtgagataaataaaaaaaacaagcatTTGCCCGGCAAGTTAAGCGTATCACTCACTTTATCAGTGTCCACCAGTTCAGATTCATAGATCTCAGCTATAGAGATGTGGTGCTTCGCTGCAATGGTGAAGCGTCCCTGTAGAAGAGTGGGCACGTGAAGTCACAGCAAGTAAACTCGTGCTACAATTAATGCAGAAACTGGTTTGCTTTGTCAGCACGCAGCAAATTTGGTCTTCCGCTCCATTCTCACCATGTCTGTGTAGATATCAATGGCGCGAGTGAGACACTTGATGGCCTctggggcagagagaggaaagaCGTTTCACAGTTTACCGAGAACCAGTCATTTCAACAACTCAAATGAGGAGTTTAAGAGAGACCAGGGGAAGGGCGCTCTACCTTGTGGATCAGCTTTTTTGTAGGCATTGCCAGCGTCGATGAAGTGCATTGCGGCGTCGTGCTTGCTTTGAATTTGTAATTGCAGCTTGGCAGCTTTGCAGAAAGCGTCTCCTGCCGCTGTAAGGGAGCACAAGCCAACGTTAGACGAAACGTCAATAAATATTCCCAGGTGTCACACGTTCAATGACTTGACGTACCGTGCCAGTTCTTTGCCATCTTGAACATATTAGCAGCCCTTACGTACATATCGCACGCCTCTTCAGCCTTAGATGAGCTTCTAGAAAAAAGCATTTGCCATACATTTGAACTGCATTTACTGAACATCACTGATTTCAAAGCTGTGCTTAAAATAGGTTTCATGATAATTTGCTTCTCTAGGTATTATACATttcattgtaattgtaatttAAGTTACAGATTCTTAGACTGATTTGAAAGTGGTATTTTGGCTAAGGTTACCTGAATAAATTGTACACAATTAAATGAAACCAAACTGCAACTTTACCCAAAAAACGTTCCAAAGAACGATCCAGACGTTTTCATTTTCTTGTCAGCTTCCGCAATCAAAGCCATGGCTTCTTTCTCTTTTCCAGAATAATCCATTTTATCCGGAGCTTGTTGGTGTTTATTAATAAACGCGTCTAACCGATGTATTCACGTTGGCCTTGTgtgtttttcacacacgcatcaCGCCGAAGCCGGAAATGGAGTTGTGGTGTCGTGAAAATATTTGGGACGCGAACAAAATTTTCTTCTCGGTCCAAAATATCATATGTTAAGCGAGTGATGTATTCCCAAGCGATCTCTTGTTAGAGTATGGTATATCCGTCGTTTTGACCTAAATGTTGCTGTATGACGTGCATGTTGTACACGACCCACATCGGCGATGATTTAAGGATTTGGGGAAACTCCGTTATTGTGCACGTCTCGTAATTTGTAGTCCGACTCTAACCGAAACAACGCAAAGCGTTTCCAGTGTAGAGGTCGCAAATGTGGAAGGAGGCCGTTTTGTAATTCTACGATGTTGTAAACTTCACTGTAACGGTATTGTTAATTTTGTGCGTTGTTCTGTGCGGTGGAGACGTCTTTCAGTTGCCCGTGCAGCCGCAGTTCGGATACGGGCGCTCTTAGTGGGAATGGCATGAGAGCTGCTATGTGAATGAAATGCTCCTTACCATTAGGCTATGGCCCGGTTAGCCCGGAAGAACATTGAAGTGAACTGAACTGAATTACgattaaatgtgttttttccACAAGGTTTTTCTACATAATACCGTCTCATTACATGATTTTATAATATTGATGGATTTGCTGTAATGGTCATGCATAGAGGACAGAATGATTAATTCAGTTAATGGTAGAACTTTTCAAAAATG
This window harbors:
- the napaa gene encoding N-ethylmaleimide-sensitive factor attachment protein, alpha a isoform X1, yielding MDYSGKEKEAMALIAEADKKMKTSGSFFGTFFGSSSKAEEACDMYVRAANMFKMAKNWHAAGDAFCKAAKLQLQIQSKHDAAMHFIDAGNAYKKADPQEAIKCLTRAIDIYTDMGRFTIAAKHHISIAEIYESELVDTDKAVAHYEQAADYYKGEESTSAANKCLLKVATFAAQLEQYQKAIEIYEQIGTYCMDNTLLKYGAKDHFFKAALCHFCVDMLNAKLAVRRYEEMFPAFSDARECKLLKKLLDAHEEQDVGAYTDAVKDFDSIMRLDQWQTTMLLRIKKTIEEEEEEGDLR
- the napaa gene encoding N-ethylmaleimide-sensitive factor attachment protein, alpha a isoform X2 codes for the protein MDYSGKEKEAMALIAEADKKMKTSGSFFGTFFGSSKAEEACDMYVRAANMFKMAKNWHAAGDAFCKAAKLQLQIQSKHDAAMHFIDAGNAYKKADPQEAIKCLTRAIDIYTDMGRFTIAAKHHISIAEIYESELVDTDKAVAHYEQAADYYKGEESTSAANKCLLKVATFAAQLEQYQKAIEIYEQIGTYCMDNTLLKYGAKDHFFKAALCHFCVDMLNAKLAVRRYEEMFPAFSDARECKLLKKLLDAHEEQDVGAYTDAVKDFDSIMRLDQWQTTMLLRIKKTIEEEEEEGDLR